In Paenibacillus sonchi, a single genomic region encodes these proteins:
- a CDS encoding ATP-binding protein — translation MERKVVERLVSWKNKPQRMPLVIYGARQVGKTYTALTFGKNHYKNTVYFNMEGSSEIASIFERDLNPERIIKELSVKSGQTIFKDDTLIIFDEIQACERALTSLKYFCENEPDYHIIAAGSLLSVALNREKYSFPVGKVDMMNLYPLDFEEFLWATGHKDMCELIKESYEHFTPLSLHETAMDLYKTYLVVGGMPRAVIEYVDTQDFNFVVAAQKMLNDAYIADMAKYASPQETTKIMAAWASVPAQLAKENHKFQYKVIKSGARAYEYETPLDWLRTAGMINKCIRITEGKMPLSAYADNSSFKVYMMDTGLLCSKFDIAANVIMNGPANFNGFKGALAENYIMQALVTNGFTPYYWSSPGKAELDFVFQDRQGNIIPLEGKSADNVRAKSLKNYISLYQPPYAIRVSAKNFGFENGLRSIPLYALSCLKRI, via the coding sequence ATGGAACGTAAAGTTGTAGAAAGATTAGTTTCATGGAAGAATAAGCCCCAAAGAATGCCTCTTGTCATCTATGGAGCTAGGCAGGTAGGAAAAACCTATACGGCGCTTACCTTTGGAAAAAACCATTATAAAAACACCGTTTATTTTAATATGGAGGGCTCCAGTGAGATTGCCTCCATCTTTGAGCGGGATTTAAATCCAGAACGTATTATCAAGGAATTGTCTGTAAAAAGTGGACAAACCATTTTTAAAGACGATACCCTGATTATTTTTGATGAAATTCAGGCCTGCGAGCGGGCGTTAACCTCTTTAAAGTATTTCTGTGAGAACGAGCCGGACTATCATATTATTGCTGCGGGCAGCTTATTAAGTGTGGCGCTGAATCGTGAGAAGTATTCCTTCCCCGTTGGAAAAGTGGATATGATGAATTTGTACCCCCTTGATTTTGAAGAGTTCTTATGGGCGACAGGGCATAAGGATATGTGCGAGTTGATTAAAGAATCGTATGAGCACTTTACTCCCTTATCCTTGCATGAAACGGCTATGGACTTGTATAAAACTTATTTGGTAGTTGGAGGAATGCCAAGGGCCGTTATTGAATATGTAGATACGCAGGACTTTAATTTTGTCGTTGCCGCTCAGAAAATGCTGAACGATGCATATATCGCTGACATGGCCAAGTATGCCTCACCGCAGGAAACGACAAAAATCATGGCCGCATGGGCCAGTGTTCCCGCGCAGCTAGCCAAAGAGAACCACAAGTTTCAGTATAAAGTGATTAAATCGGGTGCAAGGGCTTATGAGTACGAAACGCCGCTGGATTGGTTGAGGACAGCAGGAATGATCAACAAATGTATTCGGATTACAGAAGGGAAAATGCCGCTTAGCGCTTATGCAGATAACAGTTCCTTCAAAGTGTACATGATGGATACCGGATTGTTGTGTTCCAAATTTGATATCGCAGCGAATGTGATCATGAACGGCCCGGCAAACTTTAATGGATTTAAAGGCGCCTTGGCCGAGAATTATATTATGCAGGCTCTTGTCACGAACGGCTTCACTCCGTACTACTGGAGTTCTCCAGGCAAAGCGGAATTGGATTTTGTGTTTCAAGATAGGCAGGGGAATATTATTCCCTTGGAGGGGAAATCAGCGGATAACGTCCGAGCGAAAAGCTTGAAAAACTATATTTCCTTGTATCAGCCGCCTTATGCGATTCGGGTCTCCGCTAAAAATTTCGGGTTTGAAAATGGGCTGAGAAGTATCCCACTTTATGCGTTGTCTTGTTTGAAGCGGATATAA